Proteins from one Planctomyces sp. SH-PL62 genomic window:
- the greA gene encoding transcription elongation factor GreA encodes MSTDRIPMSKEGYEKLKAQLDQMKNEDMSNIAEQIAQARGYGDLSENAEFDAAVEAQGMLQARINDLQDKLSRAYLVERSNVPTDRVVFGSKVRVLDVDMAEEEDFILVGPGEEDYDNNRILLTSPIGQGLVGKKVGDEVEVPIPKGTLKLKIVEIGCE; translated from the coding sequence ATGTCCACTGACCGTATTCCGATGTCGAAGGAAGGCTACGAGAAGCTCAAGGCCCAGCTCGACCAGATGAAAAATGAGGACATGTCCAATATCGCCGAGCAGATCGCCCAGGCCCGGGGATATGGTGACCTTTCCGAGAACGCCGAGTTCGACGCCGCCGTCGAAGCCCAGGGAATGCTCCAGGCCCGGATCAACGACCTTCAAGATAAGTTGAGCCGCGCCTACCTGGTTGAGAGGTCGAACGTCCCGACCGATCGCGTCGTCTTCGGCTCCAAGGTTCGCGTCCTCGACGTCGACATGGCCGAGGAAGAGGACTTCATCCTCGTCGGTCCCGGCGAGGAAGACTACGACAACAATCGGATCCTCCTCACCAGCCCCATCGGTCAGGGGCTCGTGGGCAAGAAGGTCGGCGACGAGGTCGAAGTCCCGATCCCCAAGGGGACCCTCAAGCTCAAGATCGTCGAGATCGGCTGCGAGTGA
- a CDS encoding RluA family pseudouridine synthase, with product MTPGLQILFEDEHCLGVLKPAGQLTQGTWAPPGETTLEQDVRRHLAPESPETAYLGIVHRLDRPVSGVLLWAKTSKAARRLAGQFEKRQAVKEYWAVVEASDATDVQAEPSTALLPPLGELWVDWLTSADKSGVVHSVAEGTLGARRAQTRVMIDASAGMAAGLRRLRLWPETGRTHQLRVQSATRGLPILGDSLYGARETFSPGIALHARSLQVRHPMSAVPLILVAALPESWRGRGIDPGPAST from the coding sequence ATGACCCCAGGGCTCCAGATCCTCTTTGAGGACGAACACTGCCTGGGCGTCCTGAAGCCCGCCGGCCAACTCACGCAGGGGACCTGGGCGCCTCCGGGCGAGACGACCCTCGAACAGGACGTGCGCCGTCACCTCGCCCCCGAGTCGCCCGAAACGGCTTACCTTGGCATCGTCCATCGCCTCGATCGCCCGGTCTCGGGCGTCTTGCTCTGGGCGAAGACCTCCAAGGCGGCGCGGCGGCTGGCGGGGCAGTTCGAGAAGCGGCAGGCGGTCAAGGAATACTGGGCGGTCGTGGAGGCCTCCGACGCGACGGACGTGCAGGCGGAGCCTTCCACGGCCCTCCTCCCGCCGCTGGGAGAGCTCTGGGTCGACTGGCTGACTTCAGCCGACAAGTCGGGAGTGGTCCACTCCGTGGCGGAAGGGACCCTCGGGGCGCGCCGGGCCCAGACCCGAGTCATGATCGACGCCTCTGCGGGGATGGCGGCCGGGTTGCGCCGCCTCCGACTCTGGCCGGAGACGGGACGCACCCATCAGCTTCGCGTCCAGTCGGCGACCCGCGGCTTGCCGATCCTCGGCGACTCCCTCTATGGCGCGCGAGAGACGTTCAGTCCCGGGATCGCGCTCCATGCGCGCTCATTGCAAGTGCGCCACCCGATGTCGGCGGTCCCGCTGATTCTGGTAGCGGCATTGCCCGAGTCATGGCGGGGGAGGGGGATTGATCCGGGACCGGCGTCGACGTGA
- a CDS encoding superoxide dismutase, with product MAEYTVPPLSYDFGALEPNIDAKTMEIHHDKHHAAYVNNLNAALKDHPQLQGKPIEELIADLNAIPEGIRTAVRNNGGGHANHSFFWQIIGPGGGGEPKGALADAIASELGGFAAFKEAFNKAATTRFGSGWAWLTVGKDGKLAVTSTANQDNPISDGATPVLGLDVWEHAYYLKYQNRRPEYIAAFWNVINWDEVGRRYEAAKGK from the coding sequence ATGGCTGAATACACCGTGCCCCCGCTGTCGTACGATTTCGGCGCCCTCGAGCCGAACATCGACGCCAAGACGATGGAGATCCATCACGACAAGCACCACGCCGCCTACGTCAACAACCTCAATGCGGCTTTGAAGGATCACCCGCAGCTTCAGGGCAAGCCGATCGAGGAGTTGATCGCCGACCTGAACGCGATCCCCGAGGGGATCCGGACGGCCGTGCGGAACAACGGCGGCGGGCACGCCAACCATTCCTTCTTCTGGCAGATCATCGGCCCGGGCGGCGGCGGAGAGCCGAAAGGCGCCCTTGCCGACGCCATCGCCTCGGAGCTGGGCGGGTTCGCCGCGTTCAAGGAGGCGTTCAACAAGGCCGCGACCACTCGTTTCGGGTCGGGCTGGGCGTGGCTGACGGTCGGCAAGGACGGCAAGCTCGCCGTCACCTCGACCGCCAACCAGGACAACCCGATCTCCGACGGCGCCACCCCGGTCCTGGGCCTCGACGTCTGGGAGCACGCCTACTACCTCAAGTACCAGAACCGCCGCCCGGAATACATCGCGGCCTTCTGGAACGTCATCAACTGGGACGAGGTGGGCCGTCGCTACGAGGCCGCCAAGGGGAAGTGA
- a CDS encoding matrixin family metalloprotease, which yields MATSGVDYVVKNGFSWSNPSRITYSIAPDGVQWISGVNGMNSAFDAKFGRGVWEREIARALATWQSVANINIVPIKDGPYRVNALGAPQGDARFGDIRIGGDAIPSNHQTLAQTYFPPPQGSTAGGDVEINLNMAYAIGGDYDVFSVVLHETGHSLGLDHPTSDKVVMRPIYGGVVTTLAAGDIEGIQSIYGARQRDMYQSQGYGVDIHRPIDLTAPLATSQTFTASAASLNRVGDVEWFSFVAPSYASGSWQVTASASNSSMLSPKVVLYDANGRQLGQASKPGSWSTDVSASSSSIVPGQRYFAAVTGATGDVFSIGSYNLTVSLSSAPRTTPPVVIPPPPVVIPPTTPVTPIPPSTGPIYSTSVVVAPDRFELNNSIGTATRLGRVVQAKIGGLTLPAADVDFFSFQSGGMGVYQVSAGGANIQILNNRGRVVAQGTNSVNVSATRNASFVVRVQAAAPVGVADYTLSIGQAAPVRRGPALPRRPIFGRNLARQGAAAPPALLATATTPNWGWALRTTAG from the coding sequence ATGGCGACGTCAGGCGTGGATTACGTCGTCAAGAATGGGTTCAGTTGGTCGAACCCGTCGCGGATCACCTACAGCATCGCGCCCGACGGTGTGCAGTGGATCAGCGGAGTCAACGGGATGAACTCGGCCTTCGACGCCAAGTTCGGCCGAGGCGTCTGGGAGCGCGAGATCGCCCGGGCGCTCGCGACATGGCAGTCCGTCGCGAACATCAACATCGTGCCCATCAAAGACGGGCCCTACCGCGTCAACGCCCTTGGCGCCCCCCAGGGAGACGCGCGGTTCGGCGACATCCGGATCGGCGGCGACGCGATCCCCAGCAACCACCAGACCCTCGCCCAGACGTACTTCCCGCCTCCGCAGGGCTCGACGGCCGGCGGCGACGTCGAGATCAACCTCAACATGGCGTATGCGATCGGCGGGGACTACGACGTTTTCAGCGTCGTCCTGCACGAGACCGGCCATTCTCTGGGGCTGGACCATCCGACGAGCGATAAGGTGGTGATGCGGCCCATCTACGGCGGCGTCGTGACCACCCTGGCGGCGGGCGACATCGAAGGCATCCAGTCGATCTACGGCGCCCGTCAGCGCGACATGTACCAGAGCCAGGGCTACGGCGTCGACATCCATCGCCCCATCGACCTGACCGCGCCCCTGGCGACCTCACAGACCTTCACCGCCTCCGCCGCGTCGCTCAACCGGGTCGGCGACGTGGAGTGGTTCAGTTTCGTCGCCCCGAGCTACGCGAGCGGCTCATGGCAGGTGACGGCCTCGGCCTCGAATTCCAGCATGCTCAGCCCCAAGGTGGTCCTCTACGACGCCAACGGGAGACAACTCGGCCAGGCCTCCAAGCCGGGGAGTTGGAGCACCGACGTCAGCGCTTCGTCCTCCTCGATCGTGCCGGGCCAGCGCTATTTCGCGGCCGTGACGGGAGCCACCGGCGACGTCTTCTCCATCGGCTCGTACAACCTGACCGTCTCGCTCTCGTCGGCCCCTCGGACAACGCCGCCGGTCGTCATCCCGCCCCCCCCCGTCGTCATCCCGCCCACCACCCCTGTAACCCCCATCCCGCCGTCGACCGGGCCGATCTATTCGACGTCGGTCGTGGTCGCGCCGGATCGATTCGAGCTGAACAACTCGATCGGCACCGCCACGAGGCTGGGACGGGTCGTGCAGGCGAAGATCGGCGGATTGACGCTTCCCGCGGCCGACGTCGATTTCTTCTCGTTCCAGTCGGGGGGAATGGGCGTCTATCAGGTCTCGGCCGGTGGCGCGAACATCCAGATCCTCAATAATCGGGGACGAGTCGTCGCTCAGGGCACGAACTCGGTCAACGTTTCGGCCACCCGCAACGCCTCGTTCGTGGTCCGCGTTCAGGCCGCGGCCCCGGTGGGAGTCGCCGATTACACGCTGTCCATCGGCCAGGCCGCGCCCGTTCGGCGGGGTCCGGCGCTCCCTCGGCGTCCCATATTCGGGCGCAACCTGGCACGCCAGGGGGCCGCGGCACCTCCGGCCCTCCTCGCCACGGCCACGACTCCGAACTGGGGCTGGGCCCTGCGGACGACCGCGGGCTGA